The segment TGCAGACGGAGCATCATGCAGAAACAGTCAGGCATTTCCAGGAGATGCTGAGAAACGCACCTGTGCTTATGCAAGAGTACATACCTCACTTATCAAATGGAGGTTTACACCACAGCTTAGATTAACATTTGTGAGTCCGAGTTAAGCCCGATTTATACTTTCCAGTGTCATGAGCAACAGAAAATAGATTTTgacacgctgtgtgtgtgtgtactcatcTTCAGTAATTTGCTATAGACGAGTTAATTCTAAAGCTTTTGTGAGGTGAAACTGTTGTCACGTCTACATTTAGACGTTTGATTTACTATTGGACCAAAACATCTTCTCTCTGTTGCGCTCTTGATCGTTTCAAGCGCAGCGCTGACCTACTTTGCTTCTTACACTCCGTCTGCCCACTCCAGTGAAAGTAAATTCCAAGTCTTCCTATTAAAATAATAGGAAACAACTTGACATCAAATACACCGACtttcaaaacaaggaaaagtAGCACAGATATTCTGCAGATGTAAATAAACTAGATGGATACTTAATTCATCCCATTGGGGTAAGTCCAGTATCCTTTAGCTCACAGGAAAGATATTCTAAACTTTAGAAGTAGAAGGTCTTCAAATAAGTAAGTAATCTGCTCCCGTATTTCATAAGATTCCTTATGGGAATTTAGGATTTTTATCATGATTAGTCTATTGAATTTCAGGAAGTATTTGTTTTCCCAAAcatgtcttcttttcttctcaaaccaaaaatattcacttttaagaagctgaaatcacagatTTCTTTCTCGATTTTTCCTCAAAAATACTCAAACATCCGATTAATTTAATTGTCTGTCACTAATTGTTGTAGGCCTTGATTCACCTCTTAGTTTTTAAGTAAATTTACCAAACATTGTTTTATACTGTTGCAAAACTAATGGCAGCTActaaataacattaatatttttattggtCAGAGCAAGAaactcaaaacatttttatgttacatTTCCCTTGGAGTGGTGTCAGATTTTGGTGGGAAAACGTgatgttgttctgtgtttattgtataacacaaatgaagatttcACTTTCACAATCACAATTAGGTTGATTCATTTATTAGAAAAAAAGTGCCATATTTTTAAGTTTGGTCATTAGAAACATGTACTAAACAAGTCTTCAATTATTGCACCCCACTTCCAAAAACAGGtataaatggagaaaaaaacagaggtaTAAATGGACACTTATAAGGGTTTCTGTCAGTTTCATCTACAGGCCGTAGTCATAGTCGGGTTTCCCCTCGTGGTAGCTCTTGTAAAAGTTTTTGTAGGTGTCCACGTCGAATGTGGTTTCTTTGACAGTCGGGTCTTCAGACATGTGCTGCATCCATTTCTTCAGTGCAGGTGTGTGATCAAGGCAGCTGGAGAGACAAAAGGAGTCAAATCATTCctaaacatttttacttaagATGTGTATGGTTAAAATAACAAGCATAATATGAAGTTGTTATTCATCTATCAAACATATCTCTTGGTTTTCCCTCTTCAAAATAGTATTAGATGTTACAAAAGCGTTTCATTATGCACAAATTGTCGGGTTTTATACACAGCAAACGACAAAGTGGGTCCTTTTTATACGaaatttgggaaacactgctgttATTTAAATGCTTAtaatttgtatattttgtactttggctgtttttttataatgtttccattgataaaatgtatttattttaaacgtCTCCTGAGCTCCATGGGTCTTTTAGCCATTACTTACTATTGTATCTCAGCGACGGCCATTCTCTCCATGAACGGATACATCATGTAGTCGATCATCGTGATGGAGTTGCCACCGAAGAACTTTGTCTTCTTGTCAACCAGGTCCTGAAAGACATGTATTAAGCTGTAGTCACTGATGGAGGAGACTAAACTCGTTTTTAAAAACCCTCCAAAACAATAATTGTGCTCATTCCTGAGGATAACAAGCTACAAAAGCACTTGCCTGGTCAAACTTGGCTAACTTCTCTTTCAGTTCAGCTTCCAGTCGTGAGACGTCCTCACCTTTTCTCCTCCCCAGTGGGATGGTGTATAAGTACGGCACCACCTATACGACACAGTgacataaatgtgattatttagcGATggtaattgtaaataaatgcgAGATTTccacacaggttttttttaccttggaAAAATGCTCCAGCATCATTTTCTGCTGAGCTTTTTCATATGGAGAGGAAGGAAGCAGCTTCTTCTCTGGGTAAACTTCATCCAGGTAATCACAGGTGATGGGAGACTCGTATATCACTTCACCAGCAGAGGTCTCCAATGTTGGCACGAGGCCGAGAGGATTCTTGGCAAGGAACCACTCAGGTTTGTCCTTCAGGTTGATGTTGATGGTTTCATGTCTGGGTGGGAAAAAGAGGTTTGGTGCAAATTCGggatattatgtttattttaatggttTAAAAGTTGTTATTTAAATGAGAGGCACAAGAGAAATGTTTACTTGATCCCTTTGGCGTTCAGCACCAGTCTGGTTCTCTGTGCAAACGGGCAGAATCTCATGCTGTAAATCCTGATGGAGTCTTTCATAACTGGGCCAGGTGCAGCACTTCCTGAGAAgaaagaagccaaaaaaaaaaatcacaattataaCCTTAATGCCTTTTATTCTGGCCCCTGTTTTGGTCTTTAACCAGTTCACAGTGTCGCTGATGCCTCCATCTGGCCATGACATGAAGCACATCCTGTGTGCAGAATGATATGTAAACACTGCTataatgagaaacacagagtcgaTGTTCAACCAAAACCTTCTCATTTTCAGATGCATTAAGTGGACAAATGTTATAACACAGGATCCTTTTATCGTTTGAAGTAAATACAAACAATTTAATAGTACTACTATCATCTAgacttgtttaaaatgtttcaaaacatcattttatgcTTCCTTAAATATCTGCCAGTGTGGGCTTCAATATAAACATAATTAGTTATAAGTTGTTTAAGAACTAAAACcagtgcaaataaaacacaatatatacTGTTTTTGGTGAGCCTTTAATTCAGGTCTCGGTCTTATGGTCTAAATTAGCCTAtccttattttctttctctcataaCAAACCACAGTCATTTTATCACTAAACATAATGTATTTCGTGCACATGGCGCCTTGTAAACCCTGAATTTGCCTATAAATGTGATAGCACTTACAGATTTGACATCATTTCAGTGGAAATCACAGCCCTTTACTGTGCAGTTAACCgttcttctgtctctgttttaactttaatttcAGGCTCCAGGTTGCTGAGTCATCGTCTTACCTTTAGCGAAAACCTTTTCAGTGGCCatgatgctgttgctgctggtgctgctgcttccGGTAAGAGGGGGTTAAGGAATTGGAAAACAGTAATACTCTGTAACTGTGGTACGTTATTTACTGCACAACTAAAAGCTACTTCCAGGATGGGCGGGACTTGTTGTGGCCAATAGTGATCGTCCGCGAGACCGCAGTCGAAGGAGCGCGCACATATTCTTAAAGCTATATACACGTAGTTTACTTACGCATCCGTCAGGGTGACTCGGCAGTATTTCACCTAGCGTCACTGTAGACGTTTGATTCTCACCAAAATATCCAATACTTCACCTAATAGTTCTAGCTAGTTAActatatgtatgcatgtatatctatctatatatgtatgtatgtatgtatatgtatatgtatatgtatatgtatatgtatatgtatatgtatatatatatatatatatatgtatgtatgtatgtatgtatgtatgtatgtatatatgtatatatatatatatatatatatatatatatatgtatgtatatatatcccTAGAtgaacagatagatagatgacgAGTGTGACTCAGCATTATTTCATCCAATTTCTACATTTAGATGTGTGATTGTCAAAATATCTACTAGCTCACATGATAAATCTAGCTAGTTAACTacatagatactttattcacaCAATTGGGGAAATATCAATACTTAGTATCTCACATGAAATTGTTACATTAAAAGACCTAGCTAGCTTGCTAACTACCTATATGAAAAGAAAGATGACAAGAGTGACTCAGCATTATTTCATCTGACATCAGTCAGATTCATCTGTCATGGTCTACATTTTTGATACTTTAATGAAATATCAATATCCAATAGCTCACATGGAAATATCACATAAAAAGCTTGCTAACTAGATAgatggaattaaaaaaacaactagatAACTAACTAGATAAACAGGCATAAGCTCTGCTGtgagctatatatatatatatatatagacgtTTCATAAAAAtttctagatagatagatgactCTGCCGTAAGCTAAATTAAATACATTGTGcaactctgtgttttctttagtgACACTTGTCAAAGGTTAAATCAGGTTTTATTTCTAACCTTTAGCACCAGCAGCTCTTTTAATATAACCAAAATGaccacatttatttgtattgataCGTTATGAGaaaatgtacatacatacagtacatacaaaaTTTTGTACCAAAAAGGTTAGCTCTAATTTTTCAAGTCACTCAGTGGGACTATTCTGAAGgccaaaaaacataaaacctcCTTTGCATAACCAGGATAATAGTTTATTAGAACAGATCTCAATTTGCCTCCAGCAACAATAATCACATTGGTATTTTATAGATATGTTCTACCATTTTAACATTAAGACCTCTCATACTGTGACAgtgtaaatgtcaaattaatCTACTCCAATATTTGATTGATTCTTCTTGGGctgcaatttattttcattattggtctgttgaatattttctcagtttgttattttaccaaactgtcaaaaatatatatatttttaaacttCCCAAATCTAAACATGCTGACATCCCTTTTCTCTAATCAAAATAGCTGATTGATTTCATAGTCTGtcattaattgttgcagccatAAATTATGTAACGGGTCATGACACCTTTCAACAAAGTTGAATACAAATCAGCTGTGGTTTACTGAGTTTTTAATACGTAATGCAGCTGAATGACAGCTGAATAATTTATCTGTTACATTTCCCTTGTAGTGGTGTCAGGTATTGGTGGGAAATCATTATACTGTTCTGTGTCTATTCTAACATAAATGAAAAGTTCAGTTTCACAATCATTGTTgtgttgattcatttattagAAGAAGTGCCACGTTTTGAAACTGGTCATTGAAAACATCTGGAATTATTCAATTACCGTACATCATttccaaaaacataaacatttgtcAAATTATCCCTGAAATCAACATGTTTAATTACAGCCTGTTTACCACTAAATAAAAGTCATACATGAATAACCATAACCAAAAAACATAGATATAAATAGACAGTTTTGAGGGTTTCTGTCAGTTTCTTCTACAGGCCATAGTCAAAGTTGGGTTTCCCCTCGTAGTAGTTCTTGTAAAAGGTTTTGTAGGTGTCCACATCGTGCGTGGTTTCTTTGACACTCGGGTCTTCGGACATGTGCTCCATCCATTTCTTCAGTGCAGGTGTGTGATCAAGGCAGCTGAAGAG is part of the Solea senegalensis isolate Sse05_10M linkage group LG15, IFAPA_SoseM_1, whole genome shotgun sequence genome and harbors:
- the LOC122781520 gene encoding glutathione S-transferase omega-1-like; protein product: MATEKVFAKGSAAPGPVMKDSIRIYSMRFCPFAQRTRLVLNAKGIKHETININLKDKPEWFLAKNPLGLVPTLETSAGEVIYESPITCDYLDEVYPEKKLLPSSPYEKAQQKMMLEHFSKVVPYLYTIPLGRRKGEDVSRLEAELKEKLAKFDQDLVDKKTKFFGGNSITMIDYMMYPFMERMAVAEIQYCLDHTPALKKWMQHMSEDPTVKETTFDVDTYKNFYKSYHEGKPDYDYGL